The proteins below are encoded in one region of Methanosarcina barkeri 3:
- a CDS encoding methylthiol--CoM methyltransferase, giving the protein MIRHIDIAVQKIFEMKEKEPAKFKKLIDEGIIIGLGVDLGDRSKEVSPANQVKKQSGPKDPEYAAVTKAVIEGNSDETIKLTAALLAKGKDPTDLVSNALMPGIQTVCELYDIGRSYLPEILLANEALIEGVKLCQGQIRDIHFQGKVVSLVIEGDLHDIGKNIVAAILRANGFEVVDLGSDITVEAAVKAVKVTNADLVTGTTLMSTTREGLKALANALESECVPVACGGAAVDRRFVNTFSNSIYGRTPLDAVKIAKKVCEGKSWEEVRKELY; this is encoded by the coding sequence ATGATCAGGCACATCGACATTGCAGTTCAGAAAATCTTCGAGATGAAAGAAAAAGAGCCTGCAAAATTCAAAAAACTCATCGATGAGGGGATTATTATAGGCCTTGGGGTAGATCTTGGAGATAGGAGTAAAGAAGTGAGCCCTGCCAACCAGGTTAAGAAGCAGAGCGGGCCGAAAGATCCCGAATATGCAGCTGTGACAAAAGCTGTAATCGAGGGAAATAGTGATGAAACAATAAAACTTACAGCTGCCTTGCTTGCAAAAGGAAAAGATCCAACAGACCTGGTCTCAAATGCCCTTATGCCCGGAATTCAAACTGTCTGTGAGCTTTACGACATTGGAAGAAGCTATCTGCCTGAAATCCTGCTAGCAAATGAAGCCCTTATAGAAGGAGTGAAACTCTGCCAAGGACAGATAAGAGATATCCACTTCCAAGGGAAGGTAGTATCCCTTGTAATTGAAGGGGACCTGCATGACATAGGCAAGAATATCGTAGCTGCTATTCTCAGAGCAAATGGATTCGAAGTAGTTGATCTTGGAAGTGACATAACGGTCGAAGCAGCTGTTAAAGCCGTAAAAGTAACAAATGCTGACCTTGTCACCGGAACAACCCTTATGAGCACAACCAGAGAAGGCCTCAAAGCCCTTGCAAATGCTCTGGAATCCGAGTGTGTCCCTGTGGCCTGTGGAGGTGCTGCCGTAGACAGGCGCTTCGTTAATACCTTTAGCAATTCGATATATGGAAGAACACCACTTGATGCAGTAAAAATCGCAAAGAAGGTCTGTGAAGGAAAGAGCTGGGAAGAAGTCCGCAAAGAACTTTATTAA